GTACTCGTACTGAAAACGAACGGCAATTCGATTCTGGCCAAAGCTCCAAAGCTCCTTTGTCAGTCGATAGTCGAGCTCGCGTTCCCACTTGCCCGACAGAAACTCTCGAATTTGTTCCCGGCCTCGAATAAATCGATCCCGATTGCGCCACTCCGAGTCTTCCGAGTAGGCGAGGGCCACTCGTTCGGGATCGCGGCTGTTCCACGCATCTTCAGCGGCACGAACCTTGGCGAGGGCCGATTCAAACGTGAAGGGTGGTCGAATCATCGTCATGGGATTATCCTCTCGATCTTGTGCACACCGACAACACGCCCGAGTACCCGTTGAAACAACGAGGACAGGTACCTTGGCGTTGACGATGCTATGTCGTCTTTTCAACTGGCCGGCCCCAGTCCTCGTTACTTCAACAGGCTGCTACGCTTGTTCGTGATGAACGATCGGTTCAGCCTTGGGGAAATCAATGTCGGTCTCGGCAACGTGATTAAAGTAGTTCGTGAAGATGTTCAGCGCCACGTTCGCGACGATTTCAGCAACGGCTGCATCATCCAACCCAGCCGTGCGAG
This genomic interval from Schlesneria paludicola DSM 18645 contains the following:
- a CDS encoding nuclear transport factor 2 family protein, translating into MTMIRPPFTFESALAKVRAAEDAWNSRDPERVALAYSEDSEWRNRDRFIRGREQIREFLSGKWERELDYRLTKELWSFGQNRIAVRFQYEYHDAQGQWFRAYGNELWEFADDGLMRRREASINDVRIAEHERKFHWPAPGARPVDDPGISCVQ